A genomic window from Odocoileus virginianus isolate 20LAN1187 ecotype Illinois unplaced genomic scaffold, Ovbor_1.2 Unplaced_Scaffold_16, whole genome shotgun sequence includes:
- the DKC1 gene encoding H/ACA ribonucleoprotein complex subunit DKC1, translating to MADAEVLILPKKHKKKKERKSLPEEAVAEIQHAEEFLIKPESKVAQLDTSQWPLLLKNFDKLNVRTTHYTPLPCGSNPLKREIGDYIRTGFINLDKPSNPSSHEVVAWIRRILRVEKTGHSGTLDPKVTGCLIVCIERATRLVKSQQSAGKEYVGIVRLHNAIEGGTQLSRALETLTGALFQRPPLIAAVKRQLRVRTIYESKMIEYDSERRLGIFWVSCEAGTYIRTLCVHLGLLLGVGGQMQELRRVRSGVMSEKDHMVTMHDVLDAQWLYDNHKDESYLRRVVYPLEKLLTSHKRLVMKDSAVNAICYGAKIMLPGVLRYEDGIEVNQEIVVITTKGEAICMAIALMTTAVISTCDHGIVAKIKRVIMERDTYPRKWGLGPKASQKKLMIKQGLLDKHGKPTDSTPATWTQEYVDYSDSAKKDVPAKVVKATPVVAEVVKTPKRKRESESEDTSPVAPQAVKKEKKKKKKEKAKAAVESTEEPGTGDSDSTKKKKKKKKIKAEMVSE from the exons ATGGCGGACGCGGAAG tcCTTATTTTGCCGAAGAAacataagaagaaaaaggagCGGAAATCATTACCAGAGGAGGCTGTGGCG GAAATACAACATGCTGAAGAATTTCTCATCAAACCTGAATCCAAAGTGGCTCAGTTGGACACATCTCAGTGGCCCCTGTTGCTAAAG AATTTTGATAAGCTAAATGTAAGGACAACACATTACACACCTCTTCCTTGTGGTTCAAATCCTCTGAAGAGGGAGATTGGGGACTACATCAG GACAGGTTTTATTAACCTTGACAAGCCCTCCAACccctcttcccatgaggtggtagCCTGGATCCGGCGAATACTTCGGGTCGAGAAGACGGGACACAGTGGAACCCTGGATCCCAAGGTGACTGGTTGTTTAATAGTGTGCATCGAACGAGCCACTCGGTTGGTGAAATCACAGCAGAGCGCAG GCAAAGAGTATGTGGGGATTGTCCGGCTGCACAATGCTATTGAAGGGGGGACTCAGCTTTCCAGG GCCCTAGAAACCCTGACAGGTGCCTTATTCCAACGACCCCCACTTATTGCTGCAGTAAAGAGGCAACTCCGAGTCAGAACCATCTACGAGAGCAAAATGATTGAGTATGACTCCGAAAGACGATTAG gaaTCTTCTGGGTGAGTTGTGAGGCTGGCACTTACATTCGGACGTTGTGTGTTCACCTTGGTTTGTTGTTGGGAGTTGGTGGTCAGATGCAGGAACTCCGGAGGGTTCGTTCTGGAGTCATGAGTGAAAAG GACCACATGGTGACGATGCATGACGTGCTTGATGCCCAGTGGCTGTATGACAACCACAAGGATGAGAGTTACCTGCGGCGAGTTGTTTACCCTTTGGAAAAGCTGTTGACGTCTCATAAACGGCTGGTCATGAAAGACAGTGCA GTGAATGCCATCTGCTACGGGGCAAAGATCATGCTTCCAGGTGTCCTGCGCTATGAGGACGGCATTGAGGTCAATCAAGAGATTGTGGTCATCACCACCAAAGGGGAGGCCATCTGCATGG CAATTGCTTTGATGACCACAGCAGTGATCTCCACCTGTGACCACGGCATTGTAGCCAAGATCAAGAGAGTTATCATGGAGAGAGACACTTACCCTCGGAAGTGGGGTTTAGGGCCGAAA GCGAGTCAGAAGAAGCTGATGATCAAGCAGGGCCTTTTGGACAAGCACGGCAAACCAACCGATAGCACGCCTGCCACCTGGACGCAAGAGTACGTCGACTACAG CGATTCTGCCAAGAAAGATGTGCCAGCCAAAGTGGTCAAAGCCACGCCGGTAGTTGCTGAGGTGGTAAAAACCCCAAAG CGGAAGCGAGAGAGCGAGAGTGAGGACACGTCCCCGGTGGCTCCACAGGCagtcaagaaggaaaagaagaagaaaaagaaggagaaggcCAAAGCTGCTGTGGAGagtacggaggagcctggaacTGGG GATAGTGACAGcaccaagaagaagaagaagaaaaagaaaatcaaagcggAAATGGTCTCCGAGTAA